The Arachis duranensis cultivar V14167 chromosome 2, aradu.V14167.gnm2.J7QH, whole genome shotgun sequence genome has a window encoding:
- the LOC107476093 gene encoding uncharacterized protein LOC107476093 encodes MEVYFRVETIVKFTWTIENFYELVECRELHSETFFTGSYPWRIMITPKAANTGKGLSIYLDAVDIANAKTRSACFKLSLINEFCRKKTKTRTKNKHLFSSENVKFGYKSFISSDEFLSPNNGFLVDNTCTIVAEGLCRIEKEFVQLLEKVCSRRPNLVESHRKRNMSQKFNEWSFTTLGKVLQFLKTKKVKDMMNDDACKELEDLWEELEIVKFDDLSWLKEHVESALGMKNHMERGMKVKRLKDNVVALEGEVKSLKEKMIVAERDLEKARSELVKEEEGFVGRDLNDELACEIL; translated from the exons ATGGAGGTTTACTTTCGGGTTGAAACAATTGTGAAGTTCACTTGGACCATAGAAAATTTCTACGAGTTAGTAGAATGCAGGGAGCTCCACTCCGAAACCTTCTTCACTGGGTCCTATCCAtg GCGGATTATGATAACCCCAAAAGCTGCCAACACCGGAAAAGGCTTGTCAATTTATTTGGATGCTGTGGACATTGCTAATGCCAAAACCAGATCTGCTTGCTTCAAGTTGTCTCTAATTAATGAATTCTGTCGCAAAAAGACCAAAACTAGGACAA AGAACAAGCACTTGTTCAGCTCAGAGAATGTTAAATTTGGTTACAAATCGTTTATATCTTCAGATGAATTTCTAAGTCCTAACAATGGGTTTCTTGTGGATAACACATGCACAATTGTTGCTGAG GGTCTATGCAGAATAGAGAAAGAGTTTGTTCAATTGTTGGAAAAAGTATGTTCAAGGCGTCCAAATCTTGTTGAAAGCCATAGAAAGAGGAACATGAGTCAAAAGTTCAATGAATGGTCGTTCACAACATTAGGGAAAGTGTTGCAATTTCTTAAGACTAAGAAAGTGAAGGACATGATGAACGATGATGCTTGTAAAGAGCTTGAAGATTTGTGGGAGGAACTTGAGATAGTTAAGTTTGATGATTTGAGTTGGTTGAAGGAACATGTTGAATCTGCATTGGGTATGAAGAATCATATGGAGAGAGGGATGAAGGTGAAAAGGCTTAAGGATAATGTAGTTGCTCTAGAGGGTGAGGTGAAGAGCCTCAAAGAAAAAATGATTGTTGCAGAGAGAGATCTTGAAAAAGCAAGAAGTGAATTAGTGAAAGAGGAAGAAGGCTTTGTAGGTAGAGATTTGAATGATGAGCTAGCATGTGAAATACTCTAA